In Nitrospira sp., a single genomic region encodes these proteins:
- the lspA gene encoding signal peptidase II codes for MTILLVRNNTARTLLMLLILFSCVGCDQVTKEWARTYLAFQPPLSCCRDVVRLHYVENAGAFLGLGWNLPEEMRILVFQIAAGIGLLTLFVVLLRSQNQPYGFLIAWTLILSGGIGNVIDRLLHHGRVIDFMNLGVGPLRTGIFNVADVFITVGVLWLLLALRQKDPSREAAT; via the coding sequence ATGACCATCCTGTTGGTACGAAACAACACGGCGCGAACACTACTGATGCTGCTCATCCTATTTTCCTGTGTGGGGTGCGATCAGGTGACCAAGGAGTGGGCCCGCACGTATCTGGCGTTTCAACCTCCCCTGTCCTGTTGCCGCGACGTCGTCCGACTTCACTATGTGGAGAACGCCGGCGCGTTTCTCGGCCTAGGTTGGAATCTGCCCGAGGAGATGCGCATCCTGGTCTTCCAAATCGCGGCAGGCATCGGCCTTCTCACGTTGTTCGTCGTCCTGCTACGGTCGCAGAATCAGCCCTATGGCTTCCTGATCGCTTGGACCCTGATCTTGAGCGGAGGCATCGGCAATGTGATCGATCGCCTGCTGCATCACGGCCGGGTGATTGATTTCATGAACCTCGGCGTCGGCCCTCTGCGCACCGGCATCTTCAACGTCGCGGACGTCTTCATTACGGTCGGTGTCCTGTGGTTGCTGCTCGCCCTCCGGCAAAAGGATCCATCGCGTGAGGCGGCGACGTAG
- a CDS encoding methyltransferase, with protein sequence MFTESSDHLKQPAHVQLVHMATAHWVSHILYAAAKLGLADHLAAGPARAEELAAATKTHAPSLGRLLRTLGHLGLVTEEGTGRFALTNLGEAMKTGAPGSARAATLTLAGPMMTQGWGRLLESVQTGKPGLEQALGMPLFDWLATHPEDASLFSETMVGFHGAEPAAVASAYDFSGMQTIVDVGGATGNLLAAVLSRYPTSRGILYDLPHVVRDAPGLLRARGLSDRVTILSGSFFERVPEGGDAYLLSHIIHDWTEEQCFTILDRCRSAMKPGNRLLIIEMVLPAGNGPHPGKMLDMMMLVGPGGQERTEPEYHSLLAKAGFRLTRIVPTDSAVSVVDAVPA encoded by the coding sequence ATGTTCACAGAGTCGTCCGACCATCTGAAGCAACCGGCTCACGTTCAATTGGTTCACATGGCGACGGCGCACTGGGTGTCCCACATTCTCTATGCTGCCGCAAAGCTGGGCCTGGCAGACCATCTGGCGGCCGGGCCGGCGCGCGCGGAAGAGCTGGCTGCCGCCACGAAGACCCATGCCCCTTCCCTCGGTCGCCTGCTCCGGACCCTCGGGCATCTCGGCCTCGTCACCGAGGAGGGAACCGGCCGGTTCGCTTTGACGAACCTCGGCGAGGCGATGAAGACCGGAGCGCCGGGTTCGGCAAGGGCGGCGACCTTGACCCTGGCCGGTCCCATGATGACGCAGGGATGGGGCCGGCTGCTCGAATCGGTTCAGACCGGAAAGCCGGGCTTGGAGCAGGCGCTCGGCATGCCGCTGTTCGACTGGCTCGCGACACATCCGGAGGACGCCTCTCTGTTCAGCGAGACGATGGTCGGTTTTCATGGCGCCGAGCCGGCCGCCGTGGCTTCCGCCTACGACTTCTCCGGCATGCAGACGATCGTCGATGTCGGAGGCGCGACGGGCAATCTGCTGGCGGCGGTTCTGAGCAGGTATCCGACATCGCGGGGCATTCTCTACGATCTGCCGCATGTCGTGCGCGATGCCCCGGGATTGCTCCGGGCTCGAGGCCTCTCGGATCGCGTGACGATCCTCTCCGGCAGCTTCTTCGAGCGTGTACCGGAGGGAGGAGACGCCTACCTTCTCTCCCACATCATTCATGATTGGACCGAAGAGCAGTGCTTCACGATCCTGGACCGCTGCCGGAGCGCGATGAAACCGGGCAACCGATTGCTCATCATCGAGATGGTGTTGCCGGCCGGCAATGGGCCCCATCCCGGAAAGATGCTCGACATGATGATGCTCGTCGGCCCCGGCGGCCAAGAACGAACGGAACCGGAATATCACAGCCTCCTCGCCAAAGCCGGCTTTCGCCTGACCCGAATCGTGCCCACCGATTCAGCCGTGAGTGTCGTGGACGCTGTGCCGGCCTGA
- a CDS encoding PepSY-associated TM helix domain-containing protein has protein sequence MGRTASAGLMKDHISQWLNRVHAWIALLSVWILFAVFVTGTLTVFDEEITYWMQQPQIHEITTASEPGLSRRAWLRTAAFRHASAPDRSAGDPSARPAKWQDKRTFSGQSIDPATGHLMVFRETRGGDLFYHFHYGLLAGLAGVWTVGTSAMAMLAATLTGVLIRRRRLLADLLLAGFRTVSLRAWSDLHNAVGLLMLPFLLTITFTGLVVLWSIYLAGGTSASGEAGVSLPGLLHFGRFGGVASRWAYFIMGLASSLVIATGLATRIVKRRRGRVDRSESIVSRVTDGLAVGAVAGLLVAVAAFLWTNRLLPAVVPHRADWEVRVFFSAWAICVAFGALRRDIALAWRDQLAAAAILLALLPGLNLLTTRSHLLTTVPDGRWGLAAIDITAFVVGALLTWLAVRVRNGLIEEPGGRFSILSASDAGSRSS, from the coding sequence ATGGGCCGGACAGCCTCAGCCGGCTTGATGAAAGACCACATTTCACAATGGTTGAATCGGGTACATGCCTGGATCGCTCTGCTCTCCGTCTGGATTCTCTTTGCCGTGTTCGTGACCGGCACCCTGACGGTCTTCGACGAGGAGATCACCTACTGGATGCAGCAGCCGCAGATCCACGAGATCACGACTGCCTCGGAGCCGGGCCTATCCCGACGAGCTTGGCTCCGGACGGCCGCATTTCGCCATGCGTCCGCACCGGACAGGTCAGCTGGTGATCCGTCGGCGCGGCCGGCCAAATGGCAGGACAAGCGGACGTTCTCGGGCCAGTCGATCGATCCGGCAACGGGACATCTCATGGTGTTTAGGGAGACGAGAGGGGGAGACCTCTTCTATCACTTTCACTATGGATTGCTCGCCGGCCTCGCCGGCGTATGGACGGTGGGGACGTCGGCCATGGCCATGCTGGCGGCAACGCTCACCGGGGTGCTGATCAGGCGTCGGCGGCTTCTCGCGGATCTGTTGCTGGCCGGTTTTCGAACGGTCTCGTTGCGCGCCTGGTCGGACCTTCACAATGCGGTCGGCCTGTTGATGCTGCCGTTCCTTCTGACCATCACCTTCACCGGGTTGGTCGTTCTATGGTCCATCTACCTGGCTGGAGGAACGTCGGCGTCGGGAGAGGCTGGGGTCTCGCTGCCCGGCCTGTTGCACTTCGGGAGATTCGGCGGGGTTGCGAGCCGCTGGGCCTATTTCATTATGGGGTTGGCCTCCAGCCTGGTGATTGCAACGGGCTTGGCGACCCGGATCGTCAAACGCCGGAGGGGTCGAGTCGATCGATCAGAGTCGATCGTCTCTCGCGTGACGGATGGGCTCGCCGTCGGGGCGGTGGCCGGGTTGCTGGTCGCCGTCGCCGCATTTCTCTGGACCAATCGCCTCCTGCCCGCCGTCGTGCCTCACCGAGCGGATTGGGAAGTGCGTGTCTTCTTCAGCGCGTGGGCGATCTGTGTCGCCTTTGGTGCGCTGCGACGCGACATCGCTCTGGCCTGGCGCGACCAATTGGCGGCGGCCGCCATCCTGTTGGCGCTGCTACCGGGACTCAATCTGCTGACCACCAGGAGCCATCTGCTGACGACGGTACCAGACGGCCGATGGGGGCTGGCGGCGATCGACATCACCGCATTCGTCGTGGGCGCGCTGTTGACTTGGCTTGCTGTCCGAGTGAGGAACGGTTTGATCGAGGAGCCCGGCGGGCGATTCTCCATCCTGTCCGCATCCGATGCCGGGTCGCGATCGTCGTGA